GCCTACACCACACGAAAATACCTTGAGACTGTAAGAGGGCTTGAAGGAGCTTTCGGCTTTTTAGAAACAGCAGCTGTAGTTGTGCAAATCTCGGATTGAGCTTTAAGTCCAAGGTGCTTTGGCTTTTGACTCATTCCtgctgattttgtgtgtgtgtgtgtgtgtgtgtgtgtgtgtgtgtgtgtgtgtgtgtgtgtgtgtgtgtgtgtgtgtgtgtgtgtgtgtgtgtgtgtgtgtgtgtgtgtgtgtgtgtgtgtgtgtgtgtgtgtgtgtgtgtgtgtcacgaccAGGGCTTTGAGTGTGTCCTGATGCGTCCTGGCTTGGAAAAACCCTAGGCCCTAGttatgagactgtgtgtgtgtgtactagtattCTGTATTATGAGTAATTGTTTGTGACTTTGTGAGTGTGTCTCTTGAGAAGTAACATAATCTCAGAGCAGGATGCCCTGTGGGCTTTAGGAAGAGGGTGCCGGGTTTGTATACATCATTGGTGCCTCCCTAGTGGGCGACTGACTGCCTGCCTGGCCCTGAGCACAGAATCACACTAATCACACTTTTCACTGACAACAAGTGAGATTTGGGTCATATTCTACAAAGAATATGGTAAACAGTAAACACAGTCAATCTAGGGCAGTGTTCAAAGGAAGTTTAGTCATGCCTTCAAATCTTGTGGGCGAAAGATTAAAAAGTTTGTTCTGATGCATGCTGTCCTCTGAAAGCGCTGCCAGTTGCCAAGCACCCTCtctcaaaaaaaaaacacaccgcACGTCCAGCGTATACCATTGAAAAGTGCGCCATCTAGGGGtagttcaaagtttcagataatTGGGCCACACAACAGCTCATCTGAGCCATTGCGTTGCTGCTGTTTTACTAATAGCTTTATCAGAGCTCATTTGCACATAGTCAAAAGCCAAACGTAGATgaaggcggggggggggggactttagGAGGTAAGTCAAAAAATTACTTAATCTGAAAACCGTGAAAACGTCAGTTAATCATCCAGTTGAAATCCAGTCAGTTAATCATCCAGTTGAAGCATCCAGTCAGTTAATCATCCAGTTGAAGCATCCAGTCAGTTAATCATCCAGTTGAAGCATCCAGTCAGTTAATCATCCAGTTGAAGCATCCAGTCAGTTAATCATCCAGTTGAAGCATCCAGTCAGTTAATCATCCAGTTGAAGCATCCAGTCAGTTAATCATCCAGTTGAAGCATCCAGTCAGTTAATCATCCAGTTGAAGCATCCAGTCAGTTAATCATCCAGTTGAAGCATGTACATATTTCCTGATTCAGTTTGGGGCCTGTGCTCAAAAAAAAGCATCTCAAGAGTTGGAGGGCTGATTTTTAGGATCCGATCACCCCTGTACATATCATCTTATCAATCATTGTTCTGTTCTGTTGATTGTAGGCCAGTGACTGATAATGGCCATCATTTCCCTCAACAGATGTGAATGACTGTGTCGGCCAGCCGTGCAAGAACGGTGGCTCCTGCAGGGACCTAAATGGAGACTTCAACTGCCGCTGTCCGTCCCCCTACGTGGGCAAGCACTGCCAACTGCGTGAgcaccagtcacacacacacacacacacacacacacacacacacacacacacacacacacactggctctcTATTAGCCTTAGTCCCCCATGATATTGTTAAGTGCAATAAAAGACATTAGGCTGAATGTGATAAAGAAAATCATAATGTAACCaaattaaaggcccagtgcagtcaaaaatgtgtgtgtgtgtgtgtgtgtgtgtgtgtgtgtgtgtgtgtgtgtgtgtgtgtgtgtgtgtgtgtgtgtgtgtgtgtgtgtgtatatatttacaCTGAGGTTAAactaatactgtgaaattgtgaaaatggtgATAATGTCcttttttagtgtaagagctgtttgaaatttcagcctgttttgatgGGAGGGAGTTTTCACCTTCCTGGTTTTCACCTTccttagttaatagaccaataagaaagatcCAAACCTCTGCTAATAACAGCTAGtcttcagttttcccctccccctcAGTCCACTCACAGACAGTCCTAGCTAGGGATGCAATAGGACGGTATGTTACTGGAAACTTCTAAGTTTACCAATAAACTAACATAATTTGGTAACTTTGAAGGATTTTATGTAATCTATCATAAGACATCTAGTGACCCTTTTGGGTATGTCAggttatcacaggtgtctgtaataatCTCTGGCCCTCAGTGTGTGGCCTTTCAAATATATGAAATAATGAATTAAGATGATTTTAAAATAAAAACTACAATTACAAAGCTGTAAAATATTATCCTAAATATAAAACCATACatttagtgaataccattggtgtttattATGAGGTTTTCAGCATGAATATTCATTTTCCTTATATCTTAATGTTTTCATGTCAAACTGTTGGCAGTTGTCAAAAAAGTCAATAGATTTGTGGGGCATGTATGTGTACTAATGTgaaataataaaccagactaacTTCACCACAGATTTGACCTGCTAGATTCTTCTTCATTGGTTCACTCCCTCAACCGCTaggttctgtgtctgtctgtctctgtctgccctgtttgtgtttttttgtgacctatgtctgtctgtccctcaggctGTATCTCTCTGTTGGGCATGGAGGGCGGAGGCATTGCAGAGTCTCAGATCTCGGCCTCGTCGGTGCACTACGGCATCCTGGGCCTGCAGCGTTGGGGGCCCGAGCTGGCCCGTCTCCACAATAAAGGCCTGGTAAATGCCTGGACCTCTGCCTCCCATGATAGGAACCCCTGGATAGAGGTCAGTACAGTATGACAGGCTGGCTCCAACACCACTGTCTGGCTCGTGTTCtctaggcaccaaatggaagaaaactgaCTGAAACCACATGGCTACATGGACTTGTCTAATGAGAAAGGCTATTTTTTAGTATAGCAAAACAATTCTGGTGTTCCTAATGACCACGAACCTAATCTACTCTAGAAAGGATATCTCCATAGTAAAGTGGCTTCCACTCCCTCGTCTGCACTGATCTAAAAACATCATCATGGGGATGGGTGAAAGCAATATATTGTGGCTACCTACAAGGCAATAACATTCCCCTGTCTGGTTATTTCATATCAGTGCAGATGAAAGACGGGCAACAAGGAGATGCTTTAATTCTGACACAATTTCAAATGTGTTTGATTCTCGGAGGCTCTGCTCATTGCATGGATGCAatgccgtgcttctacacctgcattgcttgctgtttggggttttaggctgggtttgaGCTGATGTAAgaggggctttataaatacatttgattgattgatgttgtTGCTATGGACCTTGTAACcacatttttttttgtcattCCCCTCCATGTGCAGCGAACGGTCCATGACTACGGGACCAAATGTCCACTATTATATGGCAATAAATTTGAAACAATGCGTTGTCGTTTGTGCAGATTAACATGCAGAGGAAGATGCGTTTCACGGGCATCGTGACGCAGGGCGCCAGCCGCATGGGTTCAGCAGAGTTCATCAAGGCCTTCAAAGTGGCGTCGAGTCTGGACGGGAAGACCTACACCGTGTACCGCCTGGATGGGCAGAAGAAGGACAATGTGAGTGAACACGCACAGGCGCGCACAACACAACCACATACACCCTCTCAGATGTACACACAGACATATTATCACTATGGCTGTTGTAGAATTTGCACCCTCTACACAGTGAAGTGTGCTTTTCTTTGTTCTATTttgggaatagtgtgccatttccaTGGAAATGAATGAAAGGCATTGattggttggtggtggtggtgaagtaTACTGTTTACTGTTTGATTCACATGTGGCCTGTTTTGTAAAGCTCAGGTGAAATTCAAGTAATGCATTTTGACATCACTCCCTCAAGTCATTATTTCGTAACATTTTTCATTCTTTTCTTCATTTCTTCTATTTCTCCAGGTGTTTGTGGGGAACGTGGACAACGACAGCACCAAGACCAACCTGTTTGACCCTCCCATCATCGGCCAGTACTTCCGCGTCATCCCCGTGGTCTGTCGCAAGGCCTGCACCCTGCGCATGGAACTGGTGGGCTGTGAGCTcaatggtaaacacacacacacacacaaacacatgtctacttgcacacacacacacacacacacacacacacacacacacacacacacacacacacacacacacacacacacacacacacacacacacacacacacacacacacacacacacacacacacacacacacacacacacacacacacacacacacacacacactgataacaACGTCAACAAACTGCATGGGGTTTGCTTTTCAGTGTGTGTCAGATGGTTACATCATACAGAATGTTTTTGGTTTTACCAGAAGGTTTTTGGTTTAGGTCTGACTGAAAGTGTTTCAGTGTAAATATTGGCAATGAGACCTATCatgtaaatgactcaaatgtgttGGGATTGTAacaaaagaataatgtgcaagtCACATTCATCATCACAGCCTTGTTCCCATGCCAGTATGACTAGATGGATATTTTGGAGTGCCTTTTATGTTTTCTCTGGTGTAACAACTTTCTGTTTTCTCTGGTGTAACAACTTTCtgtacaaagtgtgtgtgtgtgtgtgtttttaaaagTGATCCGCAATGTCCATCTGTGACTGTCTGTCAGAGCATGCTATGCCAGTGTATGCTTGGTTATGGTCTTTGCACCGCACATACATGCATGTTACACAAAGCATCCTGCAATACAAACTGCATGGCACACAAGTGACACGCTTGGGCACCTGACAACGCATGCTAGTGCTACTGTAGGCTCGCATGTTCACAGTACTACTCAACGATGCTCAGCCCAACTACAAGCATGCTGCGGCGTCCAtcgctctcgctctttctccacCGTTATCGTTAGAGCCGTAGATGAACGTACTTCGGCCAACTCCGCTTGAGTTGAGATGTATCATTTGAACGGCTGACATTTTGCCACCAAAAACCCCCAAGGCAATTGTGTTCTCATTCTGCATGCAATTGCACTCTGTTTACATACTTGGAACACACATTTTTATGTCAAGTTGTCTGATCTCTATTCTCCATGGCTGTATAGCTGAACCAGGGTTTTCATTGACCGGACATTTGAGAAATTTACCGGATCCATATGTATTGGGTGTATAACCTGATTAGAGCGTCTGCCCACAGtgttcagaatgacagaaatcccatTTCGATTATGGTAATTCATCTTAACGGAACATGCTAATTCGAGGCTGCAACAAAGTGCTCCATTGCCGAATTCCGATGCACACTGTGAAGACGtgttagaataactgtccacGTTTGACTTTTCCTCAGTCAACAAGACGagtaacgaacagcaaaatcacAAGCCTATGTCAATTTACTATCTATCCCGCATTGTAGAAAATGTTACCTATTTTAATGGTCAGCTTGTCAAAAAAGAAATATCCTATTCAAAACAGACTTTCAGACAGTTGTGGGACTGgctacatacattttatttttaaagaatgagtctgatgcaacagatcagaacttttagcttaaaatgttgatgaaCTATATTATTTATTCACATTTATAAGCAATGcacgtaggccgtcattgtagataagaatttgttcttaactgacttgcctagttaaataaaggttaaattaaaaatgtgTCAAAAAGTAGGCTACTCGTGAATGTTCGTTCCATAATAcaattagcaggaaaacaccattTGTCAAAAGTGCATCACACATGTGAGCAGTTTCATGTGACATGAAAATATCTATTAGAAATGTTGAAAGCGGAGAGATCTAAAGATGcaaatatgactaggattgtgcctttggctactGGACAATGAAAACGTTTATTTAAAACCAATAGAACATAAGAGAAAGaggctactggtttcaatggcatatggaaGGAAGTCTATAAAGTAATTGCCTCCATGGATATGGTCGTTTTTTTTGGCttgctactttgaagcaaggtaagacatgcctcataatatttAGTAAAACGTTCAGGCTTCGAACAATTGaaatatgttttcaaaatgcatactgcctccagctcatagCAAAGTGGTGTGTGACGCGCTGATGAACCTGTCTTCTGTTGCATATGCATTTGAATGGCAAATGGGTAGCGCGCATCAATTACCAGTTGGGAAATAAAAATACTAGCTCTTTTTAACTGTGGCCATCAACTGTTATTGGCTattcacattttttttacatccaaaatCCTAACAGAAACCCTAATCTGTACCGCATGACTACAGGCTGCCACTACTCACTCCACCTCCCCACAACTCTGGTCATCATGCATGTGCTTTCCCTGTGCTGCTCACTCACTGGCTGGCTTGGGCCTtgcttctctgtctgtcccttgtctatcatacttctctctctctttccctcccggTGCTCGTCGTCTCACTTCAGTGTATTCAAACACGGCAGGTTGCTCTGAGCCCATGGGCATGAAGTCACGCCTGCTCTCCGACCGCCAGATCTCGGCCTCAAGTGTCCACCGCACCTGGGGAATTGAGGCGTTCACCTGGCAGTCCCACTACGCCCGGCTGGACAAGCAGGGCAAGACCAACGCCTGGACAGCGGCCACCACCAACCGCTCCGAGTGGTTGCAGGTAACTGCAGGAGGTTCAGAGGGACCTGTAGGAAGTGATGTGGTGTGGGTGTTGGACACTTGGTGGTCTGTAGCTGagggagatacagttgaagtcggaagtttacctacacttaggttggagtcatgaaaactcgtcaaacactccacaaatgtcttgttttaAAGAATGatagttctggcaagtcggttaggacatctactttgtgcatgacacaagtcattttttcaacaattttttacagatagattatttcacttataattccctgaatcacaattccagtgggtcagaagtttacatacacaaagttgactatgcctttagacagcttggaaaattccagaaaattatgtcatggttttagaagcttctgataggctaattgacaacatttgagtcaattggaggtgcacctgtggatgtatttcaaggcatacctcaaaactcagcgcctctttgcttgacgtcatgggaaaatcaaaggaagtCAGCCCCcaaaaattggagacctccacaagtgtggttcatccttgggagcaatttccaactGCCTgaaggtgttatgcaggtgaatgaggacccaaaagcgacttggcgaaaacagagtctttattccagtaaaggaaataggcaatactcctagacaaatcagagcagaaaacaaaacataaaaactaattccactcgttgtgacgaggacagactggagactcgaccataaactgtaggttgcctcgggaaggcaccgaccgtagcagactcagacacctgctcacacgcagcatctgagggaaacaagacacgacagggcgagacaaagacacagcacggcgaacaatatacaaggatccgacaggacagaaacggaaaacaaggggagaaatagggactctaatcagaggacaagatagggaacaggtgtggaaagactaaatgagtgagtaggagaatgaggaacagctgggagcaggaacggaacgatagagagagggatagaaaaagggaacgaacctaataagaccagcagggggaaacgaacagaagggaaagcataatgacaagacaatataagacaaaacatgacagtacccccccactcaccgagcgcctcctggcgcactcgaggaggaacactggcggcaacggaggaaatcatagatcacaaacggtccagcacgtcccgagaaagaacccaactcctctcctcaggaccgtaacggaaaacgataaaaagggaaactagggtactactcaaaaaaaaaaaaaatgagacacgggtagagaactgaaagctttagagcaaacaggaccaaacaggccaggagagtaacaactagggacagactgagacacagcaagggcaggaacaagaacaggagagatgcggtggcagggaacagactgagacccagcaagaccaggagcagaagcagaaaaaaattaccagacttattctgcgcgcagtccgaacacgcagccacgaaacggcgcgtgtcacgctcctgagtaggccaccaaaaccgctggcgaatagaagcaagcgtaccccgaacgccggggtggccagctaacttggcagagtgcgcccactgaagaacagccagacgagtagagacaggaacgaaaagaaggttactaggacaagcgcggcgacggagtgtgagtgagtgcttgcttaacctgtctctcaataccccagacagtcaacccgacaacacgcccaacaggaaggatcccctcgggatcggtaaaagccacagaagaactaaagagacgggataaagcatgaggcttggtgttcttagtacccgggcaataagaaataacgaacttgaaacgagcgaaaaacaatgcccaacgagcatgacgcgcattcagtcgtttggcagaacggatgtactcaaggttcctttggtcagtccaaacgacaaaggaacggtcgcccctccaaccactgtcgccatttgcctagggctaaacggatggcgagcagttcgcggttagccacatcatagttacgttccgacggtgacaggcgatgagaaaaatacgcacaagggtggaccccatcgtcagtatcggagcgctgggacagaatggctcccacgcccaccccgacgcgtcaacctcaacaataaactgtttagtgacgtcaggtgcaacaaggataggagcggatgcaaaacgcttcttgaggagatcagaacaacaatcatacgaccggtgaggaggaagggagttggctctggaccgactgaagaccgagcgcagatcatgatattcctccggcactcctgtcaaatcaccaggttcctcctgagaagaggggacagaagaaacaggagggatagcagacattaaacacttcacatgacaagaaacgttccaggataggatagaattactagaccaatcaaaagaaggattatgacacactagccagggatgacccaaaacaacaggtgtaaaaggtgaacaaaaaatcaaaaaagaaatggtctcactatggttacagatacagtgagggttaaaggtagtgtttcacataatatactggggagaggactaccatccaaggcaaacatgaccgtgggctcccctaactgtctgagaggaatgtcatgttcccgagcccaggcttcgtccataaaacagccctccgccccagagtctattaatgcactgcaggaagctgccgatccggtccagcgtagatggaccggtaaggtagtacaggtacttgacggagaggaccatctagtagcgcttatcagtcgccctccgcttactgatgagctctggcctttaactggacatgaaattacaaaatgaccagcggaaccgcaatagagacagaggcggttggtgattctccgttccctctccttagtcgaaatgcgaataccccccagctgcatgggctcaacgccagagtcagtggggaaagatggtagtgtcggagagaggggagacacagttaacgcgagctctcttctctgagctcggtgatgaagatctacccgtcgttcaatgcgaatagcgagttcaatcaaagaatccacgctggatggaacctcccgagagagaatctcatccttaaccttagcgtggagtccctccagaaaacgagcaagcaacgccggctcgttccagttactggaggcagcaagagtgcgaaactctatagagtaatccgttatggatcgattaccttgacatagggaagacagggaccaggaagcttctttcccaaaaactgaacgatcaaaaacccttatcatctcctctttaaagttcagataatcgttagtacactcagcgcttgcctcccagatagctgtgccccactgccgagcccgaccagtaaggagtgatatgacgtaggcaatccgagctctctctcttgagtatgtgttgggttggagagagaacactatatcacactgggtgagaaaggagcggcactcagtgggctgcccagaataacatggtgggttattaaccctaggttccggaggctcggaagacccagaagtagctggtggcacgagacgaagactctgatactgtcctgagaggtcggagacctgagcggccagggtctcaacggcatgccgagcagcagacaattcctgctcgtgtctgccgagcatcgctccctggaactcgagagtagagtagagagaatccatagtcgctgggtccattcttggtcggatccttctgttatgcaggtgaatgaggacccaaaagcgacttggcgaaaacagagtctttattccagtaaaggaaataggcaatactcctagacaaatcagagcagaaaacaaaacataaaaactaattccactcgttgtgacgaggacagactggagactcgaccataaactgtaggttgcctcgggaaggcaccgaccgtagcagactcagacacctgctcacacgcagcatctgagggaaacaagacacgacagggcgagacaaagacacagcacggcgaacaatatacaaggatccgacaggacagaaacggaaaacaaggggagaaatagggactctaatcagaggacaagatagggaacaggtgtggaaagactaaatgagtgagtaggagaatgaggaacagctgggagcaggaacggaacgatagagagaggagagagagggatagaaaaagggaacgaacctaataagaccagcagggggaaacgaacagaagggaaagcaaaatgacaagacaatataagacaaaacatgacagtacccccccactcaccgagcgcctcctggcgcactcgaggaggaacactggcggcaacggaggaaat
This sequence is a window from Oncorhynchus gorbuscha isolate QuinsamMale2020 ecotype Even-year linkage group LG01, OgorEven_v1.0, whole genome shotgun sequence. Protein-coding genes within it:
- the LOC124039679 gene encoding lactadherin-like isoform X1, which encodes MKTQIRFAFSIPLFVVCFLVGAISTVNGDYCEVNVCGNGGICVTGAGAPFICICPDGYTGDTCNDTEAGPCNPNPCKNDAICEVTGQSRRGDVFSEYICTCQDGFDGVHCQNNVNDCVGQPCKNGGSCRDLNGDFNCRCPSPYVGKHCQLRCISLLGMEGGGIAESQISASSVHYGILGLQRWGPELARLHNKGLVNAWTSASHDRNPWIEINMQRKMRFTGIVTQGASRMGSAEFIKAFKVASSLDGKTYTVYRLDGQKKDNVFVGNVDNDSTKTNLFDPPIIGQYFRVIPVVCRKACTLRMELVGCELNVYSNTAGCSEPMGMKSRLLSDRQISASSVHRTWGIEAFTWQSHYARLDKQGKTNAWTAATTNRSEWLQVDLESPKRITGIITQGAKDFGAVQFVSAFKVAYSDDGQSWSIVKDDVTSTDKIFPGNSDNNVHKKNVFEPPFYARLVRILPWAWHERITLRMELLGCDE
- the LOC124039679 gene encoding lactadherin-like isoform X2 gives rise to the protein MKTQIRFAFSIPLFVVCFLVGAISTVNGDYCEVNVCGNGGICVTGAGAPFICICPDGYTGDTCNDTEAGPCNPNPCKNDAICEVTGQSRRGDVFSEYICTCQDGFDGVHCQNNVNDCVGQPCKNGGSCRDLNGDFNCRCPSPYVGKHCQLRCISLLGMEGGGIAESQISASSVHYGILGLQRWGPELARLHNKGLVNAWTSASHDRNPWIEINMQRKMRFTGIVTQGASRMGSAEFIKAFKVASSLDGKTYTVYRLDGQKKDNVFVGNVDNDSTKTNLFDPPIIGQYFRVIPVVCRKACTLRMELVGCELNGCSEPMGMKSRLLSDRQISASSVHRTWGIEAFTWQSHYARLDKQGKTNAWTAATTNRSEWLQVDLESPKRITGIITQGAKDFGAVQFVSAFKVAYSDDGQSWSIVKDDVTSTDKIFPGNSDNNVHKKNVFEPPFYARLVRILPWAWHERITLRMELLGCDE